The following coding sequences lie in one Musa acuminata AAA Group cultivar baxijiao chromosome BXJ1-8, Cavendish_Baxijiao_AAA, whole genome shotgun sequence genomic window:
- the LOC135587482 gene encoding uncharacterized protein LOC135587482 produces the protein MVAEPWINKMRTSVAAAKRKKKNDGSNPSPSAATVGILSFEVASAMSRAISLYRSLSESEMAKFRSQTLASHGVRHLVSTDEPLLLSLALAEMLDDLNGVAAVASRMGRRCSHPALVGFEHVYSDLLAGRIDPSRLGFLSKDMDGTIRKMERFVSATAALYAELEVLTELEHAAKKLHQNPVHDESRRAFDQKIEWHRQDIKHLRESSLWNQVYDKVVLLLARAVCTIHSRICLVFGETISSLDSLVADQRCQLSEQIINSVHHPIHSGSLRSGSIDGKSDQIPKVASNAFTDVNFRRAEGLRFHCGASPGRLFMECLSLGSSALLKEGNDKFENESRISRPASGPLVPFSGQVTQNMSGKRSKLGPISKLTMLASPSTVGGSALALHYANIIIIIEKLLKHPHLVGEDARDDLYQMLPSSLRAGLRKSLKSYVKNLAIYDAPLAHDWKEALDKILSWLSPMAYEMIRWQTERNFEQQQIISRANLLLLQTLYFADREKTEVAICELLVGLNYICRYEQQRNALLDCTSSLDFDDCMDWHMQYIS, from the coding sequence ATGGTGGCGGAGCCCTGGATTAACAAGATGCGGACTTCCGTCGCCGCCgccaagagaaagaagaagaatgacGGCTCAAATCCGTCGCCTTCCGCCGCCACCGTTGGGATACTCTCCTTCGAGGTCGCCAGCGCCATGTCGCGCGCTATCAGCCTATACCGCTCCCTTTCCGAATCTGAAATGGCCAAGTTCCGTTCCCAGACCCTCGCCTCCCACGGCGTCCGCCACCTCGTCTCCACCGACGAACCCTTGCTTCTGTCCCTCGCCCTCGCCGAGATGCTGGACGACCTCAACGGCGTTGCTGCCGTCGCCTCTCGCATGGGCCGCCGGTGCTCCCACCCGGCCCTCGTCGGCTTCGAGCACGTCTACTCCGACCTCCTTGCCGGCCGAATCGACCCTTCCCGACTCGGCTTCCTCTCCAAGGACATGGATGGCACTATCCGGAAGATGGAGCGCTTTGTCTCCGCCACCGCAGCGCTCTATGCCGAGTTGGAGGTCCTCACGGAGCTAGAGCATGCTGCCAAGAAGCTCCACCAAAACCCAGTCCACGATGAGAGCCGACGGGCCTTTGACCAGAAGATCGAGTGGCACCGCCAAGACATCAAGCACCTACGCGAATCTTCCCTTTGGAACCAGGTTTACGACAAGGTCGTCCTCCTCCTTGCCCGAGCTGTCTGCACCATTCATTCCCGGATATGCCTGGTGTTTGGGGAGACAATTAGCAGCTTGGATAGTCTAGTTGCTGATCAACGTTGTCAGCTTTCGGAGCAAATCATTAATTCAGTTCATCACCCAATTCATTCAGGGTCCCTAAGATCAGGTTCTATAGATGGCAAGTCCGATCAGATTCCTAAGGTAGCTTCTAATGCTTTTACTGATGTGAATTTCCGGAGGGCGGAGGGCCTCCGATTCCATTGTGGGGCAAGTCCCGGTAGGCTTTTCATGGAGTGCCTCAGCTTAGGCAGCTCTGCTTTATTAAAAGAGGGCAATGACAAATTCGAGAATGAGAGCCGCATCAGTCGTCCTGCATCTGGTCCTTTAGTTCCGTTTAGTGGTCAAGTAACACAGAACATGAGTGGCAAGAGATCAAAACTTGGACCAATTAGTAAGCTTACGATGCTCGCCTCACCCTCCACGGTGGGTGGTTCAGCTCTTGCATTGCATTATGCAAatatcataatcatcatagagAAGTTGCTGAAGCATCCGCATCTGGTCGGGGAGGATGCAAGAGATGACCTATACCAGATGTTGCCCTCAAGCTTAAGGGCAGGTCTCAGAAAGAGTCTCAAGTCATATGTGAAGAATCTAGCTATTTATGATGCTCCACTTGCACATGATTGGAAGGAAGCGCTTGATAAGATTTTGAGCTGGCTTTCACCAATGGCTTATGAGATGATCCGTTGGCAGACCGAACGGAACTTCGAGCAACAGCAAATTATATCGAGGGCAAATCTTCTGCTGCTTCAAACTTTATATTTTGCTGACAGGGAGAAGACAGAGGTAGCTATTTGTGAGCTTCTGGTAGGGTTGAATTACATTTGCCGGTATGAACAGCAGCGAAATGCTTTGTTGGATTGTACTAGTAGTTTGGACTTTGATGATTGTATGGATTGGCATATGCAATACATATCTTAG
- the LOC103994519 gene encoding LOB domain-containing protein 14-like — protein MAGLGSPCGACKFLRRKCVNGCVFAPYFHHQHGAAHFAAIHKVFGASNVAKLLMHLPMADRPEAAVTISYEAQARLQNPIYGCVAHIFALQQQVVNLQAQVASLEAQAARRRGNGIPAGSIGQLEDMLCNTGPPHRQDLQGFIDQAGDRKTPPQFASTLSMDVNCYPNSVWSLEESTPPTNFDMADEDFSFEAFSLTSCFDMEGEFWRSACHGNGDLQPAASAGAGRSWGRGIH, from the exons ATGGCAGGACTTGGCTCTCCCTGCGGAGCTTGCAAGTTCTTGAGGAGGAAGTGCGTCAACGGCTGCGTCTTCGCACCGTATTTCCACCACCAGCACGGCGCAGCCCACTTCGCGGCCATCCACAAAGTCTTCGGTGCCAGCAACGTCGCCAAGCTGCTCATGCACCTGCCCATGGCGGATCGCCCAGAGGCCGCCGTCACCATATCCTACGAAGCACAAGCGAGACTCCAAAACCCTATCTACGGCTGCGTCGCCCATATCTTCGCCCTCCAGCAGCAA GTGGTGAATCTGCAAGCACAAGTAGCCTCGCTCGAGGCACAAGCCGCGCGAAGACGTGGGAACGGCATTCCCGCCGGTTCCATCGGTCAACTAGAAGACATGCTCTGCAACACAGGGCCACCCCATCGACAAGATCTGCAGGGCTTCATTGATCAGGCTGGGGATAGGAAGACGCCACCTCAGTTTGCTTCGACTCTCTCGATGGATGTGAATTGCTACCCCAACTCTGTTTGGTCCTTGGAGGAGAGCACGCCTCCGACCAACTTCGACATGGCCGATGAGGATTTCTCCTTCGAGGCTTTCTCTCTGACGTCCTGTTTTGACATGGAGGGCGAGTTTTGGAGGTCAGCATGCCATGGCAATGGAGACCTGCAACCAGCAGCCTCTGCTGGTGCTGGGCGTTCATGGGGTCGTGGGATTCATTGA
- the LOC135587483 gene encoding uncharacterized protein LOC135587483 isoform X2, translated as MGFVSFAGRVFFASVFLLAAYQEFSEFGVDGGPAAKSLWPKYNLFMKHVSSHLGIVVPHVEMKHVIASTIFLKGFGGLLFIFSSSFGAYLLLLYLAFITPVVYDFSNYDIEKLEFVQLFSKFTQNLALFGALLFFIGLKNSIPRWQPKKVPKSKNKLN; from the exons ATGGGATTCGTGTCCTTCGCTGGGAGAGTCTTCTTCGCCTCCGTCTTCCTCCTCGCGGCCTACCAGGA GTTTAGTGAATTTGGAGTTGATGGTGGACCAGCAGCAAAGTCTCTCTGGCCAAAGTACAACCTATTCATGAAACATGTCTCTTCACATCTTGGCATTGTGGTGCCACATGTTGAA ATGAAACATGTTATTGCAAGCACCATATTTCTGAAAGGTTTTGGTGGCCTCTTGTTCATCTTCAGCAGCTCTTTTGGAGCATATCTACTG CTTCTGTACCTAGCTTTCATCACACCAGTTGTGTACGACTTCTCCAATTATGATATAGAGAAGCTAGAATTTGTGCAGCTTTTCAGCAAATTCACTCAG AATCTGGCACTTTTTGGCGCACTACTCTTCTTTATCGGCCTGAAGAATTCAATCCCAAGATGGCAGCCTAAAAAGGTTCCCAAGTCAAAAAACAAATTAAACTGA
- the LOC135587483 gene encoding uncharacterized protein LOC135587483 isoform X1 yields the protein MGFVSFAGRVFFASVFLLAAYQEFSEFGVDGGPAAKSLWPKYNLFMKHVSSHLGIVVPHVEMKHVIASTIFLKGFGGLLFIFSSSFGAYLLLLYLAFITPVVYDFSNYDIEKLEFVQLFSKFTQVHSFYHVFWLCQSNILEKNLLNQTKINRSCNRIWHFLAHYSSLSA from the exons ATGGGATTCGTGTCCTTCGCTGGGAGAGTCTTCTTCGCCTCCGTCTTCCTCCTCGCGGCCTACCAGGA GTTTAGTGAATTTGGAGTTGATGGTGGACCAGCAGCAAAGTCTCTCTGGCCAAAGTACAACCTATTCATGAAACATGTCTCTTCACATCTTGGCATTGTGGTGCCACATGTTGAA ATGAAACATGTTATTGCAAGCACCATATTTCTGAAAGGTTTTGGTGGCCTCTTGTTCATCTTCAGCAGCTCTTTTGGAGCATATCTACTG CTTCTGTACCTAGCTTTCATCACACCAGTTGTGTACGACTTCTCCAATTATGATATAGAGAAGCTAGAATTTGTGCAGCTTTTCAGCAAATTCACTCAGGTTCACTCCTTTTATCACGTGTTCTGGCTATGTCAGTCCAATATTCTGGAAAAAAATCTGTTGAACCAGACAAAAATTAACCGTTCTTGTAACAGAATCTGGCACTTTTTGGCGCACTACTCTTCTTTATCGGCCTGA